The Dreissena polymorpha isolate Duluth1 chromosome 4, UMN_Dpol_1.0, whole genome shotgun sequence region tatactatattactatattatttataatttataatatattaaatagcccaaaaACCATGCTAGGGGAACGCGAGTGGTGTTGCATGTAGcattatcaccatgaacagacccaatcaaactgggtgtgctattatatttcttggatgcagtttatgcttccaaaggaccacattttcagattatattatgtactggtgtcgtggggtctatctaccagggctagcgctgtcccaaaatgtCTAAGCCaaccaggtttttgtttttcgatgagcgaaaactggttttgaaataattatatatacatttactatcaacttgtttaaatttcttttaatgacaacaagggcatatcacatatcataatgtaacatacatttttcaatatagaaataataagtatggtacttgtcaaagtacaaacataagttattttatagatgtacatttaataggggtgtcgattgttccaaatttgaaatcctgaaaattaggcgggggtcttggaaccgcagccgcaTGAACCAAACAGGAAGAAAGGGCAGATCCCCCACCCcatccagagcccttactaattgttcttttttatagtatttccaattgtattttcaggtgaatacaatttaaaatattataaaccacaccgtccgtatcaccgcatgttcATTCGTcgttctatttcttctataaagaacttcgaaaataaattataatcgacgaaaaataatgtatcctaAAACAACAGTCCGAAAAGTTGTACGCGTTttccacattaaataaaatgtgcatatcgtttgactgcagacattgcaaaacctagcaaatatacaatttggttgacaaaattgctttacaatagcattttttgtgggtaaaaaacaacttaattatcaccttttaatttcaaacgataatcggcagaaaggtgtaacatcgtcgaaatagaactaattatttaattatcatcctttaattcagatcgatagtcaggagaaaggtgttaagtaatcagcttagaaaaaatttatttattggtacgcttcttttgatttgtcaatctttaaatacgacgtttgccatcggccgctatattgttggcagacgacaagatcaactgactgtgtattccaagtatacagtgtctgcgcatgaatgacccaatattatgtgtgagcaaactcaatgctgattggccagctaccacgtgcgctccaataacaatacaaataatatgcGGATAACGTAGACAAGTTTATTGAGCGtcgccgaaaaatacgcggtccgattattttcgaattttgggctcaaaaaatATTAGGACCagcggcaaaaaattaggtagggtcgggccaccggaaacaaacaattatttttgttaagcctaattaagtgtatggtaattgtttttatgaattgcaatcctcctcattgatatctaaagacccatgaagtttcattttgaaatcttgTCTCTTATACGAAATATAGCATTGAAAATTTAcatcacacaaaaacaacaaacggCAATTACTCAAATTTAAGAAAgtatagggttatggttcttatacAAGGCAATCCTCCTAATTGATATCTTAtaatacacctatgaagtttcatgttagcttatatagtttttttagaAATAGCCCTGTAAAATTTGAGACAGAAGGACATGGGGTCTGACGGACCGACAACgtcaattctatatccctccgcctttagcCGAGGATTCAAACTGCCAAATATCCACACACTTATTGCAATTACATCATGACTCATCTGcatgattttactgcaggtattgactgcctaAGAGTGATGTCACTCATTCAAAGTGTGCACTCTTATAGGCTAATATTGATTTCCTAATAAAACAATGCTCAAAGGCACAACTCGCAAGACCCCTAGAAATTGAGCCCAATTATTTTCTTGCAAATACTCTGAATATGTGCATAATATTTGGAAAAATTTACACAGACAGACCGATGGGCAGACAGACAGATCCCCTCTATTTGTTAGGAGGTGCATTAAAAGTGTATTAGTTATCTACGTGTACTTTGACTGAGTTTACCTGGAAATCCACATTAGCCTCACCCCCAATAAGTATCTGGCAGATATCACTCAGCCCATCTCGACTTGCTAGGTACAATGCTGATTCTCCATTCTTATTCACAAGGTTCACATCTGCCTTACCTGATCAGAAAATACAATGCTAACATGCATGGTTTAGAAACATGCTCACAGTTTGTATGCTAAGCCTAAATCGTTATTCAATACTTAACTTGTATAAATTTAACCTATTTTTCCATCAACATGAATCATGAGTAACAGggtataaacaaaaatatgatcGAAAAAGGTGTTCTTAAAATACAGAAAAGATACATTCAATGTTTATAGGATCAAAATGATTGAAGTATTTggataaataaacttaaatgtttaATGCAAACTGTGTGCTacttattaaagtcttacttattAAATTCATAGAGCTAAATTCAATGACAAACTAGATACAAAAACTGCCAACATTTCATCTAAATGGACACAAAAGATAGCAGAAGGAAAATATTGAGATGTAGACAGGAAAAATACCATCATATAgcatattgcatttttttatgtgacatacatctgatcttattactaacttacttactttctAATAGTATTTTCAGGATATCCTTGTCTTCCATTTCTAAGGCTGTGAATATTGCAGGATTCCCGTCAGACAGACATTTGTTGGGGTTTGTTCCACCATCCAATAAGGCCTTCACAACCTAAACAAACATCACTGTATCTAAGACAACCACCAGACACACATTCGTTGGGGTTTGTTCCAAAATACAATCAGAATTTTACATAAACCATTTTCACTATCTGTTCATCAAACCAGGATATGGTTGGGTTTGAATTTAGTTTACATTTATTCtttattaaaagaatttcatAACTGACACAAGTTATCTTTATGAACGTTTAAAATGCTTATCATACCTGTAGGAAACAAAGGTCAACTGCAATTGATGTTCTcacaataaaacaagagctgtcaccataggatgacttatgcccctataaatgcttgatagaagtaatgagcttttttcgaaacctaaacgcagatttcgaaacctaaacccggaccctcagttcaaggtcaaggtcacaggggtcaaaatttgtgtgcctatgtaaaggccttgtccatatacacatgcataccaaatatgaagtttatatctcaagggacatagaagttatgagcatttttcgaaacctaaatgcagatttcgaaacctaaacgaggaccctaaattcaaggtcaaggtcacaggggtcaaaatttgtgtgcctatggaaaggccttgtctatatacacatgcataccaaatatgaaggttatatctcaagggacatagaagttataggcattttttgaaacctaaacacagattttgaaacctaaacgcagacccttagttcaaggtcaaggtcacaggggtaaaaaattttgtgcgtatggaaaggccttgtccatgtacacatgcatacaaaatatgaaggttatatctcaaggaatatataagttatgagcatttttcgaaacctatcgcaaagtgtgacggaaagacggacagtccgatcactatatgcccccttttcttcgaaagggggcataaaaaaacaacaaagcatgTTCACTTAAAACTATACAAGCACATCATGCAGTGCTCAAGCCAagagttaaaaagggcagggTGCAGGGCAGGGTTAATTTATTTCACTTCATAATCATCTTATCCCTGTGGcatattttcaacataaaatgtgttatatgtatacattgtacatgtatatttaatctgacatttttaaccaggttttccgaaggaaaaaactggttattagattggcgaatgcgggcgggctggctggctggcgggctggctggctggcgggctggcggaacaagcttgtccgggccataactatgtcgttcattgtcagattttaaaatcatttggcacatttgttcaccatcattggacggtgtgtcgcccgaaataattacgtcgatatctccaaggtcaaggtcacactttgagttcaaaggtcaaaaatggccataaatgagcttgtccgagccataactatgtcgttcattgtcagattttaaaatcatttggcacatttgttcaccatcattggacggtgtgtcgcgcgaaataattacgtcgatatctccaaggtcaaggtcacactttgagttcaaaggtcaaaaatggccataaatgagcttgtcctggccataactatgtcattcattgtgagattttaaaatcatttggcacatttgttcaccatcatgggacggtgtgtcgcacgaaagaatcacgtcaatatctccaatgtcaaggtcgccacgactaaaaatagatttttttaaaaaacaaacttacaaagggggttaattttgtttgttcatttcaaaagttcagtttgagttttctccctttatcagatttttttttcacaatgaaaacctggttttgtgacaattttgtcccttgtttttcattaaaacattgtttctctaattaataaaactatttcacttttaaaagttattaaatttttttaaacaaaaaacattttgctGTAATGTGATCAGATGAAAAAAGGCATGGGGGAGTCAGAAGGTGCAGGGTGGGACATTGGGGCCGCAGAATGCTGCGCCCTTCCATGAAGTCCAGCTGAGGCACTGATCATGTCATGATATTGTGATGATTGTGAATCAGTAACTGATTTCCGAGGCTAATTACTTAGATTATCTTTGCAATACATCACAGTGCTTACACAAACGTTGTACACAGTACACCAAGCTAACCTTTGACAGTTTCTTTTTTATTGCACCTTCCAATGCACACCCGTCTGTTTTATGATGAAGTTTGTGTATGTCAGCTCCCATCTCAATGAGCAATAATGCAATATCTCCATGTGCTGCAACATACAAACATGTTCACTGctgtttttaaattgcaatatcAGTAACcaaattataatatagtgacaATAAAAAGAATTGCGATTTTGAagtaaaatgttttaatagtAACGTCTTACTCTTCCCTTGTTTTAACTGGTCAAACAGTTCAATAGATGGCGCACACCAACAACCATTTTTCTGTGTATGCACTGTAAACagtttttatagaaataaattaACTAGTGGCTAATTGAAGTGTTGAGTGCAGTATTATAGCAATTTGCATCCATGTAGTTCCTAGACATATGAGCTGATATTTTGCGCAACTTCATAAGGAAACTACTTTACGACAGTTCTCTAATTATAAAATTGTGTGTCATAgaatttattgatattttaattttggttgatttgtaataataataagcaaCACACATGAGTTTAGGTAAACTGTATCGATGCTACGTGAAATGATTACCATGAAATTAACCTTAAAATAGCCCGTTAAACTATTCTTTATCTTAATGCATTGCACCACAGTCATGGTGCATGTGCAGCTGAGTAATTTAGTAAATAAACAGAAAAATCACTACATGCTATCCAGCTCGTAAAAGGATGCATAGGGCATTGTTGTGAAACATCGTTAGACAATACCATGCGAGACGAGACGTGAACTAGACTTAACCATAAGTGTTCTCGATAACTGTGCGGACTATGATAAATATAAGACAACCACAAGATGAAAGAACAACATCGATCCATTTCCACTgtatttaaacaagaataaatcAGATTGTTAGTTATTTACAAAGGACTTGAGTTGTGATATTAGTAGAAACACTTCAGCATTAAATACAATACGCTTTGTCAAATACTTGGTGTATATAGTCAGATCTCTGAATAAAATAATCTTAATACCTAAACTGATTGCATACTGCAAGGGTGTCCAGCCATAGAACAGACCATTGATGTTGGCACCACTGTGAATGAGTGTATGTATATGGCTCACATTGCTTTCCTTCACTGCATGATGCAACTGCTGTTCAGCATTCATTGCAACTGAAAATGAATATTATATATGCATTGACTTAAAACAAATTTTGATATGGAAATTTTAAGAACATCAACTTGCTATCAATTAACTTGTGTTACTGTGCACAATGTATTTGGTTACTGCAAGTGCCAGATGAATAAGTCAATGACAGAATGTAAAAAGCTTTTCCTACTGTTTTATTGTAGTTTTAAGTTTAGTTTAGAAGTTGTTTCCAAAAACTTCTTACTACTTGAAAATTATTTTAGTAGTATGGCGCTATCTTCTATCAAACAGAATCATCATTATGGACGTAGTATGCAAAAAGGTCGTCGAATCacaatttatacaaaatgtttGGCTTCCCTGTACAACAAAAAATTGTATCGTAAAAATAGCGAGCGATTAGGGTTATGTCACACTATAGTGTATGGATTGATATAGATTCATAATGTAATGAAACACGTCTTAATTGTATCAACTGGTGaccaatatataaaaaataaacaggaTTGTACCTGATTTAGCGAGATATTtcagtttatatttttttaataaactcgATTAAAATATTGTGCTATGTATCCTCCTGTAAAACCGGTTTGACTTCAAACCAATATCATTGAGGACAACAATAGAATAGCAACCGTACATGTTCGTAGTCGTTTGTGGACGCCAAAACAAGTCCAAACTACAAAATGAGTTTAAAAAGAATCCCAGTTGTTTTGTTAGTCTTTGCAACATCTTTCCTGGCTGCCCCTCTTATATACAGCCTAGACAAACTTGCAGTCATGGAGGATCAGCGCTGGGTGTTTGCTTCTGGAGTTATTACATTGCCATTGTTTGGACTGATCTGTGTTGTGATAGCCAGAGACAGTCCAGGCAAAAATGAACCTCTGTTTTATGGTAATATATTATGATACATTGACAACTACCTTACTGATACTTGTATTGATTAATATGGTTAACATGACTATGTTCTGCTAGCGTATTGTCTGGTCAGGATAAGCTGGAACAACTCGCTGCGTTCACTTTATTTTCTGTCCACCTCTGTGCAATTATCTTAAAACAAATCCACTGTTTTATTCTGGAAAAAGCCGGGATTTCAACATCATGCGCAAAAAGCATTAGCATTAACATTTCTCTAtatcaaaaatgtgtttaattttaaaatactgTGGAGAGGATTATAACAAAGATTGGGAAGATCAGTGTGAGACTGGATAACATTGGGAAGATCAGTGTGAGACTGGataacatattttttcatttcagtttttGGCATCTTCAGTTTTACAGCCGTAGTTGATCTGTTTATTGCTTTGGAGCTAGATGGGTATGTGAAGGGGTTCATGGAGTTCTACCTCCGTGAAGGGGAGCCCTACCTTCGCAGCTCCTACGGCACGCTTATCAACTGGTGGGATGGCACTGGACACTTCTCCATGTACACTGGCATGATCGCTTTAATGTGTTCTGGGTAAATATGAAACTCTCTCTGacaaaaagggtttaatgcatatgtgtaaagttttgtccgcacaggcttatcagggacaacactttccacctaaactgtttttttgtaaagaagagattatctttaaaagaaaaaaaatattacagCAGAAAATgccatcccttattagcctgtgcagaccacacatgcatttagctgtGTTTTCACAGAACAAGTCTTATGTATGGATAGCTAGTAGTATTTTAATGCTGTTGGCATCTTGATATAGGAGGCATGTAGTGATTGTCCTACTCTTATGTCTATTAACCCTTGACAGGTTTTGTTCATATAGCAACAACACGGCTTTCTACAATTGGTGGGTACTTGCAAAGTTGTTACTTATGACCATTCAGTATCCAACTATATCACGACTTTGACCATAACTTAATTTGGACCATGAGTGATTCAAACCTTTGACACTTATACTATTTCATCTAGCGCCAACATTAGccaaaaacttttaaagttttggACCATTCCCTATTCACTGGTGTTCACCAAAGGTCACATTGACCCTGACCTACTGGGATATTGGtggtgtatattgtttttaattaagaatcaacatgttttcaatattatatttacaaagaTTCAGCTTAAAGAGGTTTAAAGATTTCATTAAAGAGATTATGTATTGTACAACTATTAAGTATTATCACTCCTGTACCCTTATTTTTGTGTTATTTCCTGTGTGTACACATTGATTATGTCCAGAGCATACATGTATCTTGAAATCTCGAAAGAGGTACCAGTTTAAAACTTATTAGGTAGGTAGATCCTTTTTCAGGCGTGTGCTAAAGTGCACAACAAAATTGTacatgatgtaacttttaccggGTAGTTCCATCTTTtgagagttattgccttttgtttaTTTTCGTTTAAGCTTAAGTCTGAGCATACCTTTAAAACTAATGAAGGTATCAATGTTAAACTGTATAGGTAGCTAGATCTCATTATGGGGATGTGCAGTATAAAATATCTTAAACTCATGCTTCTATATTTATAGAGTTATTGGCTTTATTgcccttttttatttttcagttttaatattGGACTGAGCATATCTTGAACACTAATAGCTTGGTAGATCTAATTGATGAGATGTGTagtgtacaagaaccataactcttgctATCATATGTTGAGAGAAACTGCCTTTCGTTAATGTATTACATTTACAACATGAATGAGTCATATCTTGCAAACTGCATGAGGTATCAGCGCGGCATTTCATAGGTAGATATATCTAATTTCACAACACCTGTAATTACCCTTATGAATTTT contains the following coding sequences:
- the LOC127877516 gene encoding ankyrin repeat domain-containing protein 50-like; its protein translation is MNAEQQLHHAVKESNVSHIHTLIHSGANINGLFYGWTPLQYAISLAHGDIALLLIEMGADIHKLHHKTDGCALEGAIKKKLSKVVKALLDGGTNPNKCLSDGNPAIFTALEMEDKDILKILLESKADVNLVNKNGESALYLASRDGLSDICQILIGGEANVDFQSPETGNQTPLIVATANEHSKVVKILLKNGCNTNLQDADSWTALWHAYSNSDEDLMNLLLKSGADKGVPDADGRTLLEDAVENEDDSVVELLQRFTHHGTN